A section of the Streptomyces sp. SLBN-118 genome encodes:
- a CDS encoding DUF2254 family protein, translating to MRAELSQLLCAVGGFGLGLAVPEVSAGPQVDAGRVVNLLFTVGFGVVSLVSIIYSVLFLVVQFNATTFSPRLRLFRDDPIVWRTFAFSIGVFVFSMTAGLAIGTEQRVSAFVPWVAVVLALVALLLMRTLQTRAFHSLQLAPTLAAITSRAYHVFDVLYAKPYGGAAPAAGAPPGPAGVLIVRWTGRAAVLEQIDVPALVAAARQHGCVITLRQSVGAMMARGMALAEVRGGELPGEALRAALLTGEERSFSQDPEFPFRLLADIALKALSPAINDPATAVQALDHIEDLLIRLADRDLDIGRIPDADGTVRLIVPVPAWERYVTISVDDITVAAVDSPMALLRIRTMLRRLMEACPAERRPLVRDRLRWVEDAGAEDYPLHWERYSEKTP from the coding sequence ATGCGCGCGGAGCTGAGCCAGCTGCTCTGCGCGGTCGGGGGCTTCGGTCTCGGACTCGCGGTCCCGGAGGTGTCGGCCGGGCCGCAGGTCGACGCCGGCCGTGTGGTGAACCTGCTCTTCACCGTCGGGTTCGGCGTCGTCAGCCTGGTGAGCATCATCTATTCGGTACTTTTCCTGGTGGTGCAGTTCAACGCCACCACCTTCAGCCCCCGTCTGCGCCTGTTCCGTGACGATCCCATCGTGTGGCGGACCTTCGCCTTCTCCATCGGGGTCTTCGTCTTCTCGATGACCGCGGGGCTGGCGATCGGGACCGAGCAGAGAGTGTCCGCCTTTGTGCCGTGGGTGGCCGTGGTCCTCGCGCTGGTGGCACTGCTCCTGATGCGCACCCTTCAGACCAGGGCGTTCCACTCGCTCCAGCTGGCCCCGACGCTGGCCGCGATCACCTCACGGGCGTACCACGTATTCGATGTGCTCTACGCGAAGCCGTACGGCGGTGCCGCGCCCGCCGCCGGTGCACCGCCCGGCCCCGCAGGGGTCCTCATCGTGCGGTGGACCGGGCGAGCGGCGGTCCTTGAGCAGATCGATGTGCCCGCACTGGTCGCCGCGGCGAGGCAGCACGGCTGCGTGATCACCCTTCGTCAGTCCGTGGGCGCCATGATGGCGCGCGGCATGGCGCTCGCCGAGGTGCGGGGCGGAGAGCTGCCCGGGGAAGCGCTGCGCGCGGCGCTGCTGACCGGCGAGGAGCGCAGCTTCTCCCAGGACCCTGAATTCCCCTTCCGGCTCCTGGCCGACATCGCACTCAAGGCGCTCTCGCCGGCCATCAACGACCCCGCGACCGCCGTCCAGGCGCTGGACCACATCGAGGACCTGCTGATCCGTCTCGCGGACCGTGACCTGGACATCGGCCGTATCCCCGACGCCGATGGGACCGTGCGGCTGATCGTCCCGGTGCCCGCATGGGAGCGGTATGTGACCATCTCGGTCGACGACATCACCGTCGCCGCCGTCGACTCACCCATGGCGCTGCTCAGGATCCGCACGATGCTGCGGCGGCTGATGGAGGCGTGCCCGGCCGAGCGGCGCCCCCTGGTGAGAGACCGGCTGCGCTGGGTGGAGGACGCCGGGGCCGAGGACTACCCGCTGCACTGGGAGCGGTACAGCGAGAAAACGCCATAG
- a CDS encoding LCP family protein: protein MRSFALSAVLVVTLASGGSLWTADQVASQPSRADESKGTNVLVVGIDRRAGMSAEEIKRLHVGGKGCDCTDVMMLVHIAEDGGRMTAVSIPRDSYVEFADHAHPRHSGKINAAFAHGGGDLTVRTVEKVTGLKIDHYLETDFTGFVNAVDRLGGAKVCTDKPLVDLGSGLNLPVGTSVLDGRRALRYVRARHLSPPGDLGRVRRQQRLLIDMLSRLREEGAFASATATARTALALHEFVRTDGDTSLADLAHLGSMLGRLNANQTEFATVPISDFDFRTPHWGSALLWDTERSAALWELLREDRSILDDTRIRPSKDVPVEIPPEWIHVRVTDPEVADALQAGGFVIEGGSGQAGAPRPEGPTVITYDPYWERYAATVKAAIPGAELRPVAGHGSVFDVAVGSKAASVVKVVYDRSSVEGAPVTGDRLRCGITE from the coding sequence GTGCGCAGCTTTGCCCTCTCCGCTGTTCTGGTCGTCACGCTTGCCTCGGGCGGCTCCCTGTGGACAGCCGATCAGGTGGCCTCCCAGCCCTCCCGCGCGGATGAGTCCAAGGGAACGAATGTCCTTGTCGTCGGAATCGACCGGCGCGCGGGGATGTCCGCCGAGGAGATCAAACGCCTGCACGTCGGCGGCAAGGGCTGCGACTGCACGGACGTCATGATGCTGGTGCACATTGCCGAGGACGGCGGCCGGATGACGGCGGTCTCCATTCCCCGTGACTCCTACGTGGAGTTCGCGGACCACGCGCATCCGCGGCACTCCGGAAAAATCAACGCCGCCTTTGCGCACGGTGGCGGAGATCTCACCGTCCGGACCGTGGAGAAGGTGACCGGCCTCAAGATCGATCACTATCTCGAGACGGACTTCACCGGCTTCGTGAACGCCGTCGACCGTCTCGGCGGCGCGAAGGTGTGTACGGACAAGCCCCTGGTGGACCTCGGCTCGGGACTGAACCTGCCGGTGGGAACAAGCGTGCTGGACGGGCGCCGCGCCCTTCGCTACGTCCGCGCCCGCCACCTCTCCCCACCCGGCGATCTCGGCCGGGTCCGGCGACAGCAGCGCCTGCTCATCGACATGCTCTCCCGGCTGAGGGAGGAAGGCGCGTTCGCCAGTGCGACCGCCACGGCACGGACGGCGCTGGCGCTGCACGAGTTCGTACGCACCGATGGGGACACGAGCCTCGCGGATCTCGCGCATCTCGGCTCAATGCTGGGCAGGCTGAACGCAAATCAGACGGAATTCGCGACCGTCCCGATCTCGGACTTCGATTTCCGGACGCCGCACTGGGGCTCCGCACTGCTGTGGGACACCGAGCGCTCCGCGGCGCTCTGGGAGTTGCTGCGCGAAGACCGGTCGATCCTCGACGACACCCGGATCCGCCCGAGCAAGGACGTTCCCGTGGAGATTCCGCCGGAATGGATTCATGTGCGGGTGACGGACCCTGAGGTCGCGGATGCGCTGCAGGCAGGCGGTTTTGTGATCGAGGGTGGCTCGGGGCAGGCCGGGGCGCCACGCCCCGAGGGGCCGACCGTCATCACCTACGACCCGTACTGGGAGCGGTACGCGGCGACCGTCAAGGCCGCGATCCCCGGCGCCGAGCTGCGACCGGTCGCCGGGCACGGCTCGGTCTTCGACGTCGCCGTGGGATCCAAGGCCGCCTCGGTGGTCAAGGTGGTCTACGACCGGAGCAGCGTGGAGGGGGCGCCGGTCACCGGGGACCGGCTCCGGTGCGGAATCACCGAGTGA
- a CDS encoding phosphocholine-specific phospholipase C produces the protein MPELNRRRFLQIAGATAGFSALSSSIDRAAAIPAARRSGTINDIEHVVVLMQENRSFDHYFGAMKGVRGFGDPRPVSTGPGKSVWYQADGNKEVLPYHPDAEDLGMQFIAGLDHDWAGGHKAFNNGKYDQWIPAKSAGTMAYLKREDIPFHYALADAFTVCDAYHCSFIGATDPNRYYMWTGHTGNDGKGGGPVLGNQEAGYDWTTYPERLQQAGISWKIYQDIGDGLDAAGSWGWIEDAYRGNYGDNSLLYFNQYRGAKPGDPLYDKARTGTNAKGGDGYFDLLKADVQAGTLPKVSWITAPEAFSEHPNWPANYGAWYIAQVLDALTSNPEVWSRTALFITYDENDGYFDHVPPPYAPASPAQGLSTVDTALDNFGGNASYAAGPYGLGQRVPMLVVSPWSTGGFVCSEVFDHTSIIRFMERRFGVSEPNISPWRRAICGDLTSAFDFGLKDTEPAELPDTDGYQPKDNSRHPSYVPKPPAKPALPKQEAGSRPARPLPYAPKVNGASTLSTGRFTLTFSAGASAGAQFLVASGNRTDGPWTYTASAGKQLSATWTTAYSNGVYDLTVYGPNGFLRSFKGPGKTAGPEVTARHVASSGSVELTMTNAGSGTCRLTVTQAYGGTKKTFTVRPGTRVMHTVDLCHSKRWYDLSVVSDTDATFLRRFAGHVENGRPGVSDPAIITV, from the coding sequence ATGCCTGAACTCAATCGGCGGCGCTTCCTGCAGATCGCCGGCGCGACCGCCGGATTCTCCGCCCTGTCGAGCAGCATCGACCGTGCCGCCGCCATCCCCGCGGCACGCCGCTCCGGAACGATCAACGACATCGAACACGTTGTCGTGCTGATGCAGGAGAACCGTTCCTTCGACCACTACTTCGGCGCGATGAAGGGCGTACGCGGCTTCGGAGACCCGCGCCCCGTCTCCACGGGCCCCGGCAAGTCGGTCTGGTACCAGGCGGACGGCAACAAGGAGGTGCTGCCGTACCACCCGGACGCCGAGGACCTCGGCATGCAGTTCATCGCGGGTCTCGACCATGACTGGGCGGGCGGTCACAAGGCCTTCAACAACGGCAAGTACGACCAGTGGATCCCGGCCAAGTCCGCGGGCACGATGGCGTATCTGAAGCGCGAGGACATTCCGTTCCACTACGCCCTCGCGGACGCGTTCACCGTCTGCGACGCGTACCACTGTTCGTTCATCGGAGCCACCGACCCCAACCGCTACTACATGTGGACGGGTCACACGGGCAACGACGGCAAGGGCGGCGGTCCGGTCCTCGGCAACCAGGAGGCCGGCTACGACTGGACGACATACCCCGAGCGGCTCCAACAGGCCGGTATCTCCTGGAAGATCTACCAGGACATCGGCGACGGCCTGGACGCGGCCGGCTCCTGGGGCTGGATCGAGGACGCTTACCGCGGCAACTACGGCGACAACTCCCTTCTCTATTTCAACCAGTACCGGGGCGCCAAGCCCGGCGACCCGCTGTACGACAAGGCCCGCACCGGCACCAACGCCAAGGGCGGAGACGGCTATTTCGATCTCCTCAAGGCCGATGTGCAGGCCGGCACGCTGCCCAAGGTCTCCTGGATCACCGCCCCCGAGGCCTTCTCCGAGCACCCCAACTGGCCCGCGAACTACGGCGCCTGGTACATCGCACAGGTGCTGGACGCGCTCACCTCCAACCCCGAGGTGTGGAGCAGGACCGCCCTGTTCATCACGTACGACGAGAACGACGGGTACTTCGACCACGTGCCGCCGCCCTACGCGCCGGCCTCTCCCGCGCAGGGCCTGTCGACGGTGGACACCGCGCTCGACAACTTCGGCGGCAACGCCTCCTACGCCGCGGGCCCGTACGGCCTCGGCCAGCGCGTGCCCATGCTCGTCGTCTCCCCCTGGAGCACCGGCGGATTCGTCTGCTCCGAGGTCTTCGACCACACCTCGATCATCCGGTTCATGGAGCGCCGCTTCGGTGTGAGCGAGCCGAACATCTCACCGTGGCGACGCGCCATCTGCGGCGACCTGACCTCGGCCTTCGACTTCGGCCTCAAGGACACCGAGCCCGCCGAGCTCCCCGACACCGACGGGTACCAGCCGAAGGACAACTCGCGGCACCCGAGCTATGTCCCGAAGCCTCCGGCCAAGCCCGCGCTGCCCAAGCAGGAAGCCGGTTCCAGGCCCGCGCGTCCGCTGCCGTACGCGCCGAAGGTGAACGGAGCGTCGACGCTGTCGACAGGCCGCTTCACGCTCACCTTCAGCGCGGGCGCCTCGGCGGGTGCCCAGTTCCTGGTGGCCTCCGGGAATCGTACGGACGGACCGTGGACATACACCGCCTCCGCCGGGAAGCAGCTCTCCGCCACCTGGACCACGGCCTACTCCAACGGCGTGTACGACCTGACGGTGTACGGCCCGAACGGTTTCCTGCGTTCCTTCAAGGGGCCCGGCAAGACGGCGGGACCCGAGGTGACGGCCCGCCACGTCGCCTCCAGCGGCAGCGTCGAGCTGACCATGACGAATGCGGGCAGCGGCACCTGCCGGCTCACGGTGACGCAGGCGTACGGCGGGACGAAGAAGACGTTCACCGTGCGCCCGGGCACACGCGTCATGCACACCGTGGACCTGTGCCACAGCAAGCGCTGGTACGACCTGAGCGTGGTGTCCGACACCGACGCGACGTTCCTGCGCCGGTTCGCCGGACACGTCGAGAACGGCAGGCCGGGTGTGAGTGACCCGGCGATCATCACGGTCTGA
- a CDS encoding PHP domain-containing protein, giving the protein MHPVEALERIAFLLERSGAESYRVRAFRTASAVLGQMSDDEIRRRADAGSLEAVKGIGPKTAGVVRGALAGEVPAYLRRLEDEAAGPLADGGTHLRALLRGDCHLHSDWSDGGSPIEAMGRTAIALGHEWAVLSDHSPRLTVASGLSAERLREQLEVVAELNDRWAPFRLLTGIECDILSDGSLDQEPELLDELDLVVVSVHSELRMDSAAMTRRLVKAVKNPLADVLGHCTGRLVSGRRRPESQFDAEEVFAACAAHGTAVEINSRPERIDPPRRLLRQAVAAGALFSVDSDAHAPGQLDWQIIGCARAEECEVPAERVINTWRAGDLLDWTVSRAAPPS; this is encoded by the coding sequence ATGCACCCCGTGGAGGCGCTGGAACGGATCGCGTTTCTGCTGGAGCGCAGCGGCGCGGAGAGCTACCGGGTCCGTGCCTTTCGCACCGCGTCCGCCGTCCTTGGGCAGATGTCCGACGACGAGATCCGCCGGCGTGCGGATGCGGGGTCCCTGGAAGCGGTCAAGGGCATCGGCCCGAAGACCGCCGGTGTCGTGCGCGGCGCCCTGGCCGGGGAGGTACCCGCGTATCTCCGGCGGCTGGAGGACGAGGCGGCCGGGCCGCTGGCCGACGGCGGCACGCACCTGCGTGCCCTGTTGCGGGGCGACTGTCATCTGCATTCGGACTGGTCGGACGGCGGCAGCCCGATCGAGGCGATGGGGCGGACCGCGATCGCGCTGGGGCACGAGTGGGCCGTGCTGAGCGATCACTCTCCGCGGCTGACGGTCGCCAGTGGCCTGTCCGCCGAGCGGCTGCGCGAGCAGTTGGAGGTCGTGGCGGAGCTGAACGATCGCTGGGCCCCGTTCCGGCTGCTGACCGGCATCGAGTGCGACATCCTGTCGGACGGCTCGCTCGACCAGGAGCCGGAACTGCTCGACGAGTTGGATCTCGTGGTCGTCTCGGTCCACTCCGAACTGCGGATGGATTCCGCGGCGATGACGCGGCGCCTGGTCAAAGCCGTCAAGAACCCCCTGGCCGATGTGCTGGGCCACTGCACGGGCCGGCTGGTCTCCGGAAGGCGAAGGCCGGAGTCGCAGTTCGACGCCGAAGAGGTCTTCGCCGCCTGTGCCGCTCACGGCACGGCCGTTGAGATCAACAGCAGGCCCGAGCGGATCGATCCGCCGAGGCGCCTGCTACGGCAGGCGGTGGCCGCCGGGGCCTTGTTCTCCGTCGACAGCGACGCGCATGCCCCCGGACAGCTCGACTGGCAGATCATCGGCTGCGCCCGGGCAGAGGAGTGCGAGGTGCCCGCGGAGCGAGTGATCAACACCTGGAGGGCCGGGGACCTCCTCGACTGGACCGTGTCCCGGGCGGCCCCGCCATCCTGA
- a CDS encoding SpoIIE family protein phosphatase — MAGRHWPAIGPGERLALNRMGSFDWDLRNGTLDLDEAAQAVFDLGPGEYGGTPESLESRVPPEEQLRLDAAFEGAIERGRSSYGAYFQVRRRNGIRQWSHARGRILRDVHGEAYRVVGIVRNATTELTEFTVISPLEADRQRMTAMVQGTTEVLSRAVTVDDVTAALTGSGGLERFGADGLALGLVEGSTLKIIAMSGMGTEVLADLTLNRLDGSLPLAEAVLTQQPRFVTSLDELVDKFPKLKPYIRGLGVDAAAFLPLVAQARPIGGLALFYRGRTRFSSEDRTLCLGLAGIVAQSLQRAVLFDKEREFATGLQSSMLPRHIPQFAGAEIAVRYHAAWSGREVGGDWYDVIALPRGRVGIVVGDVQGHDTHAAAIMGQLRIALRAFAGEGHDPSTVLARSSRFLAELDTERFATCTYAQVDLISGGVRAVRAGHLGPMIRHTDGRVGRPNLRGGLPLGLATTFREEEYPESRLDLVPGETLVLCTDGLVEEPGLDIAAGMDALADAVRTGPQQAGALADHLSDRLWQRWGSGDDVALLVLRRAPDPGTHRAPRIHLYIHQADPEGLAEARTALRHALEDWGLSGLADDVELAAGELLVNVLLHTEGGAVLTLEVLPEPVRRVRLWVKDRSSVWPRRRTPGEAATSGRGLMMIDAVAARWGVEPRGEGKAVWCEFEPVGQDS; from the coding sequence ATGGCAGGACGGCACTGGCCCGCGATTGGTCCGGGCGAGAGGCTGGCCCTGAACCGCATGGGCAGCTTCGACTGGGATCTGCGGAACGGGACCCTCGACCTCGACGAGGCCGCACAGGCCGTCTTCGACCTGGGCCCCGGGGAGTACGGCGGGACGCCCGAGTCCCTCGAATCCCGGGTGCCTCCCGAGGAGCAGCTGCGCCTGGACGCGGCCTTCGAGGGGGCCATCGAGCGCGGACGCTCATCGTACGGCGCGTATTTCCAGGTCAGACGCCGCAATGGCATCCGGCAGTGGTCCCACGCGCGGGGGCGCATCCTGCGCGATGTGCACGGCGAGGCCTACCGGGTCGTCGGGATCGTGCGCAACGCGACCACCGAACTCACCGAATTCACGGTGATCAGCCCGCTGGAGGCGGACCGGCAGCGGATGACCGCCATGGTCCAGGGCACCACGGAAGTGCTGTCGAGAGCGGTGACCGTGGACGATGTCACCGCCGCCCTGACGGGCAGCGGAGGCCTGGAGCGCTTCGGTGCGGACGGGCTGGCCCTGGGACTGGTCGAGGGCTCCACGCTCAAGATCATCGCCATGTCCGGGATGGGGACGGAGGTCCTGGCCGACCTCACCCTCAATCGTCTGGACGGATCGCTCCCGCTCGCCGAGGCCGTCCTCACCCAGCAGCCACGGTTCGTGACCTCGCTGGACGAGCTCGTCGACAAGTTCCCGAAGCTCAAGCCCTATATCCGCGGGCTGGGAGTCGACGCGGCGGCCTTCCTCCCGCTGGTCGCCCAGGCCCGTCCCATCGGCGGGCTGGCGCTCTTCTACCGGGGCCGGACCAGGTTCTCCTCCGAAGACCGCACGCTGTGCCTGGGCCTTGCGGGAATCGTCGCCCAGTCACTGCAGCGAGCCGTTCTCTTCGACAAGGAGCGGGAGTTCGCGACCGGCCTCCAGTCGTCCATGCTGCCGCGCCACATCCCGCAGTTCGCCGGTGCCGAGATCGCGGTGCGCTACCACGCGGCATGGAGCGGCCGGGAGGTGGGGGGCGACTGGTACGACGTCATCGCGCTGCCCCGTGGCCGGGTCGGGATCGTCGTCGGTGACGTCCAGGGCCATGACACGCACGCGGCCGCCATCATGGGCCAACTGCGCATTGCGCTACGGGCGTTCGCGGGGGAGGGGCACGACCCCTCGACCGTGCTGGCACGGTCGTCGCGCTTCCTCGCCGAACTCGACACCGAACGCTTCGCCACCTGTACGTACGCCCAGGTCGACCTGATCTCGGGAGGTGTTCGAGCCGTCCGCGCGGGCCACTTGGGGCCAATGATCCGGCACACCGACGGACGGGTCGGCCGGCCCAACCTGCGCGGTGGACTTCCGCTCGGCCTGGCCACCACCTTCCGGGAGGAGGAGTACCCCGAGTCCCGGCTGGACCTGGTACCCGGCGAGACCCTTGTCCTGTGCACCGACGGCCTGGTGGAGGAACCGGGCCTCGACATCGCGGCCGGGATGGACGCGCTCGCCGACGCCGTGCGCACGGGTCCCCAGCAGGCAGGAGCGCTGGCCGACCATCTGTCGGACCGGCTGTGGCAGCGCTGGGGAAGCGGCGACGATGTCGCGCTGCTCGTGCTGCGCCGGGCACCGGATCCCGGCACCCACCGGGCCCCCCGCATCCACCTGTACATCCACCAGGCCGACCCCGAAGGCCTTGCCGAGGCCCGCACCGCGCTGCGTCATGCCCTGGAGGACTGGGGACTGTCCGGCCTCGCGGACGACGTGGAACTGGCCGCCGGGGAACTGCTGGTGAACGTACTCCTCCACACGGAGGGCGGCGCCGTCCTCACCCTCGAAGTCCTGCCCGAACCGGTACGGCGCGTGCGCCTGTGGGTCAAGGACCGCTCCAGCGTCTGGCCGCGCCGCAGGACGCCGGGCGAAGCCGCGACCTCGGGCAGGGGACTGATGATGATCGACGCGGTCGCCGCACGCTGGGGCGTGGAGCCCAGGGGCGAAGGCAAAGCGGTCTGGTGCGAGTTCGAACCGGTCGGTCAGGACAGCTGA